From the genome of Bos taurus isolate L1 Dominette 01449 registration number 42190680 breed Hereford chromosome 2, ARS-UCD2.0, whole genome shotgun sequence, one region includes:
- the WASF2 gene encoding actin-binding protein WASF2 isoform X1, translating into MPLVTRNIEPRHLCRQTLPSVRSELECMTNITLANVIRQLGSLSKYAEDIFGELFTQANTFASRVSSLAERVDRLQVKVTQLDPKEEEVSLQGINTRKAFRSSTVQDQKLFDRNSLPIPVLETYNTCDTPPPLNNLTPYRDDGKEALKFYTDPSYFFDLWKEKMLQDTKDIMKEKRKHRKEKKDNPNRGNVNPRKIKTRKEEWEKMKMGQEFVESKEKPSRYPPTLVYQNGSIGSVENVDAGNYPPPPQSDSISPPSPSFSEDNLPPPPAEFSYPADNNQRAGLKRSSVVSPSHPPPAPPLGSAPGPKPGFAPPPAPPPPPPMINTPPPPPPGGFGSPATPPPPSPPSFPPHPDFAAPPPPPPPPAVDYSTLPPPPLSQSAGGAPPPPPPPPPPGPPPPPFSGADGQLAAPPPPLSDTTKPKSSLPPVSDARSDLLSAIRQGFQLRRVEEQREQEKRDVVGNDVATILSRRIAVEYSDSEDDSSEFDEDEWSD; encoded by the exons ATGCCGTTAGTAACGAGGAACATCGAGCCAAGGCACCTGTGCCGTCAGACGTTGCCTAGCGTTAGAAGCGAGCTGGAATGCATGACCAACATCACCCTGGCAAATGTCATCCGACAGCTGGGCAGCCTGA GTAAATATGCCGAGGACATTTTTGGAGAGCTCTTTACTCAGGCAAATACTTTTGCCTCTCGGGTAAGCTCCCTTGCTGAGAGGGTCGACCGCCTacaagttaaagtcactcagctgGATCCCAAGGAAGAAGAAG TATCACTACAAGGAATCAACACCCGAAAGGCCTTCAGAAGCTCTACTGTTCAAGACCAGAAGCTCTTTGACAGAAACTCTCTCCCCATACCTGTTTTGGAAACATACAACACCTGTGATACTCCTCCACCTCTCAACAACCTTACCCCTTACAG GGACGATGGGAAAGAGGCACTCAAATTCTACACAGACCCTTCGTACTTCTTTGATCTTTGGAAGGAGAAGATGCTGCAGGACACCAAGGATATcatgaaagagaagaggaagcatAGG aaagaaaagaaagataatccAAATCGAGGAAATGTAAACCCACGTAAAATCAAGACACGTAAGGAAGAGTGGGAGAAAATGAAGATGGGTCAAGAATTTGTGGAATCCAAAGAAAAGCCTTCTCG GTATCCACCCACCTTGGTGTACCAGAATGGCAGCATTGGCTCTGTTGAGAATGTGGATGCAGGCAACtatccaccaccaccacagtcagACTCCATttctccaccttctccttccttctctgaggACAACTTGCCTCCCCCACCAGCAGAATTCAG CTACCCGGCagacaataaccaaagagctggaCTCAAAAGGTCCAGTGTGGTCAGCCCAAGCCACCCACCGCCAGCTCCTCCTCTGGGCTCTGCGCCAGGCCCCAAACCCGGGTTTGCTCCACCACCTGCCCCTCCGCCTCCACCTCCGATGATAAAcactccacccccaccaccacctggaGGATTTGGGTCTCCAGCGACCCCTCCACCACCTTCACCCCCATCTTTCCCGCCTCACCCCGATTTTGCTgcccctccacctcctcccccacCGCCGGCAGTTGACTACTCGACTCTGCCACCACCTCCCTTGTCCCAGTCAGCAGGAGGCGCACCTCCgcctccgcccccgccccctcctccagggcccccTCCGCCCCCTTTCAGTGGTGCAGATGGCCAGCTGGCTGCACCTCCTCCGCCACTTTCTGACACCACCAAGCCCAAGTCCTCCTTGCCTCCTGTGAGCGATGCCCGCAGCGACTTGCTTTCAGCCATCCGTCAAG gCTTTCAGCTGCGCAGGGTTGAGGAGCAGCGGGAACAAGAGAAGCGGGATGTTGTGGGCAACGACGTGGCCACCATCCTGTCGCGTCGCATTGCTGTGGAGTACAGCGATTCGGAAGACGACTCCTCTGAGTTTGATGAAGACGAATGGTCGGATTAA
- the WASF2 gene encoding actin-binding protein WASF2 isoform X2, with the protein MREGKYAEDIFGELFTQANTFASRVSSLAERVDRLQVKVTQLDPKEEEVSLQGINTRKAFRSSTVQDQKLFDRNSLPIPVLETYNTCDTPPPLNNLTPYRDDGKEALKFYTDPSYFFDLWKEKMLQDTKDIMKEKRKHRKEKKDNPNRGNVNPRKIKTRKEEWEKMKMGQEFVESKEKPSRYPPTLVYQNGSIGSVENVDAGNYPPPPQSDSISPPSPSFSEDNLPPPPAEFSYPADNNQRAGLKRSSVVSPSHPPPAPPLGSAPGPKPGFAPPPAPPPPPPMINTPPPPPPGGFGSPATPPPPSPPSFPPHPDFAAPPPPPPPPAVDYSTLPPPPLSQSAGGAPPPPPPPPPPGPPPPPFSGADGQLAAPPPPLSDTTKPKSSLPPVSDARSDLLSAIRQGFQLRRVEEQREQEKRDVVGNDVATILSRRIAVEYSDSEDDSSEFDEDEWSD; encoded by the exons ATGAGAGAGG GTAAATATGCCGAGGACATTTTTGGAGAGCTCTTTACTCAGGCAAATACTTTTGCCTCTCGGGTAAGCTCCCTTGCTGAGAGGGTCGACCGCCTacaagttaaagtcactcagctgGATCCCAAGGAAGAAGAAG TATCACTACAAGGAATCAACACCCGAAAGGCCTTCAGAAGCTCTACTGTTCAAGACCAGAAGCTCTTTGACAGAAACTCTCTCCCCATACCTGTTTTGGAAACATACAACACCTGTGATACTCCTCCACCTCTCAACAACCTTACCCCTTACAG GGACGATGGGAAAGAGGCACTCAAATTCTACACAGACCCTTCGTACTTCTTTGATCTTTGGAAGGAGAAGATGCTGCAGGACACCAAGGATATcatgaaagagaagaggaagcatAGG aaagaaaagaaagataatccAAATCGAGGAAATGTAAACCCACGTAAAATCAAGACACGTAAGGAAGAGTGGGAGAAAATGAAGATGGGTCAAGAATTTGTGGAATCCAAAGAAAAGCCTTCTCG GTATCCACCCACCTTGGTGTACCAGAATGGCAGCATTGGCTCTGTTGAGAATGTGGATGCAGGCAACtatccaccaccaccacagtcagACTCCATttctccaccttctccttccttctctgaggACAACTTGCCTCCCCCACCAGCAGAATTCAG CTACCCGGCagacaataaccaaagagctggaCTCAAAAGGTCCAGTGTGGTCAGCCCAAGCCACCCACCGCCAGCTCCTCCTCTGGGCTCTGCGCCAGGCCCCAAACCCGGGTTTGCTCCACCACCTGCCCCTCCGCCTCCACCTCCGATGATAAAcactccacccccaccaccacctggaGGATTTGGGTCTCCAGCGACCCCTCCACCACCTTCACCCCCATCTTTCCCGCCTCACCCCGATTTTGCTgcccctccacctcctcccccacCGCCGGCAGTTGACTACTCGACTCTGCCACCACCTCCCTTGTCCCAGTCAGCAGGAGGCGCACCTCCgcctccgcccccgccccctcctccagggcccccTCCGCCCCCTTTCAGTGGTGCAGATGGCCAGCTGGCTGCACCTCCTCCGCCACTTTCTGACACCACCAAGCCCAAGTCCTCCTTGCCTCCTGTGAGCGATGCCCGCAGCGACTTGCTTTCAGCCATCCGTCAAG gCTTTCAGCTGCGCAGGGTTGAGGAGCAGCGGGAACAAGAGAAGCGGGATGTTGTGGGCAACGACGTGGCCACCATCCTGTCGCGTCGCATTGCTGTGGAGTACAGCGATTCGGAAGACGACTCCTCTGAGTTTGATGAAGACGAATGGTCGGATTAA
- the GPR3 gene encoding G-protein coupled receptor 3 has translation MMWGAGSPLAWLSAGPGNVNMSSMGSTEGPTGPATPLPSPTAWDVVLCISGTLVSCENALVVAIIVGTPAFRAPMFLLVGSLAVADLLAGLGLVMHFAAVFCIGSAVMSLVLVGVLAMAFTASIGSLLAITVDRYLSLYNALTYYSETTVTRTYVMLALVWGGALGLGLLPVLAWNCLDARATCGVVYPLSKNHLVVLAVAFFMVFGIMLQLYAQICRIVCRHAQQIALQRHLLPASHYVATRKGIATLAVVLGAFAACWLPFTVYCLLGDAHSPPLYTYLTLLPATYNSMINPIIYAFRNQDVQKVLWAVCCCCSSSKTLFRSRSPSDV, from the coding sequence ATGATGTGGGGTGCAGGCAGCCCCCTGGCCTGGCTCTCTGCTGGCCCCGGAAACGTGAACATGAGCAGCATGGGGTCCACAGAGGGGCCCACAGGCCCTGCCACACCGCTGCCCTCCCCCACGGCCTGGGACGTAGTACTGTGCATCTCAGGCACACTGGTGTCCTGTGAGAACGCGCTGGTGGTGGCCATCATCGTGGGCACTCCCGCCTTCCGTGCCCCCATGTTCCTGCTAGTGGGCAGCCTGGCTGTGGCAGACCTGCTGGCAGGCCTGGGCCTGGTCATGCACTTTGCtgctgtcttctgcattggctcaGCAGTGATGAGCCTGGTGCTGGTTGGCGTGCTGGCCATGGCCTTTACTGCCAGCATCGGCAGCCTACTGGCCATCACCGTTGATCGCTACCTTTCTCTGTACAATGCGCTCACCTACTACTCAGAGACAACAGTGACGCGGACCTATGTGATGCTGGCCCTAGTGTGGGGGGGCGCGCTGGGCCTGGGGCTGCTGCCTGTGCTGGCCTGGAACTGCCTGGATGCCCGGGCCACATGCGGCGTGGTCTATCCGCTCTCCAAGAACCATCTGGTGGTCCTGGCCGTTGCCTTCTTCATGGTGTTTGGCATCATGCTGCAGCTGTATGCCCAGATCTGTCGCATTGTCTGCCGCCACGCCCAGCAGATTGCCCTCCAGCGGCACCTGCTGCCTGCCTCCCACTACGTGGCCACCCGAAAGGGCATAGCCACCCTGGCCGTGGTGCTTGGCGCCTTTGCCGCCTGCTGGCTGCCCTTCACCGTCTACTGCCTGTTGGGCGatgcccactccccacccctctaCACCTATCTCACCCTGCTCCCTGCCACCTACAACTCCATGATCAACCCCATCATCTACGCCTTCCGCAACCAGGACGTGCAGAAGGTGCTGTgggctgtctgctgctgctgttcctcTTCCAAGACGCTCTTCCGATCCCGCTCCCCCAGTGATGTCTAG
- the CD164L2 gene encoding CD164 sialomucin-like 2 protein isoform X4, with translation MAAPGPRALRAALCGGCCCLLLCAQLAVAGKGARGFGRGALLRVNIWPAVRVACKQLKPCEHCVEGNRAHNLSSCVWEQCRPEEPGHCVAQSEVVKEGCSIYNRSESCPAVHHHPTHEPKTVTTESPLVPEAHSPGFDGASFIGGVVMVLSLQAVAFFVLRFLKAKDSTYQTLI, from the exons ATGGCCGCGCCGGGACCCCGCGCCTTACGGGCTGCGCTCTGTGGCGGCTGCTGCTGCCTCCTCCTGTGTGCCCAGCTTGCTGTGGCTG GTAAAGGTGCTCGAGGCTTTGGGCGGGGAGCCCTGCTCCGTGTGAACATCTGGCCAGCTGTCCGAGTGGCCTGCAAACAGCTGAAGCCCTGTGAACATTGTGTGGAGGGGAACCGAGCACACAACCTCTCCAGCTGTGTGTGGGAGCAGTGTCGGCCAGAGGAGCCAG GACACTGCGTGGCCCAATCAGAGGTGGTCAAGGAAGGTTGCTCCATCTACAACCGCTCAGAGTCATGTCCAG CTGTGCACCACCACCCAACTCATGAACCGAAGACAGTCACAACAG AGAGCCCCTTGGTCCCTGAGGCCCACAGCCCCGGCTTTGACGGGGCCAGCTTCATTGGAGGCGTGGTGATGGTGCTGAGTTTGCAGGCGGTGGCCTTCTTCGTCTTGCGCTTCCTCAAGGCCAAGGACAGCACCTACCAGACACT AATCTGA
- the CD164L2 gene encoding CD164 sialomucin-like 2 protein isoform X1 codes for MAAPGPRALRAALCGGCCCLLLCAQLAVAGKGARGFGRGALLRVNIWPAVRVACKQLKPCEHCVEGNRAHNLSSCVWEQCRPEEPGHCVAQSEVVKEGCSIYNRSESCPAVHHHPTHEPKTVTTGGGLLRLALPQGQGQHLPDTGGEPVGDSPGRLPPAALWLRAGAQATCAVWFSSEKGSCSEAPVCSGPQVCCGVDRCNLH; via the exons ATGGCCGCGCCGGGACCCCGCGCCTTACGGGCTGCGCTCTGTGGCGGCTGCTGCTGCCTCCTCCTGTGTGCCCAGCTTGCTGTGGCTG GTAAAGGTGCTCGAGGCTTTGGGCGGGGAGCCCTGCTCCGTGTGAACATCTGGCCAGCTGTCCGAGTGGCCTGCAAACAGCTGAAGCCCTGTGAACATTGTGTGGAGGGGAACCGAGCACACAACCTCTCCAGCTGTGTGTGGGAGCAGTGTCGGCCAGAGGAGCCAG GACACTGCGTGGCCCAATCAGAGGTGGTCAAGGAAGGTTGCTCCATCTACAACCGCTCAGAGTCATGTCCAG CTGTGCACCACCACCCAACTCATGAACCGAAGACAGTCACAACAG GCGGTGGCCTTCTTCGTCTTGCGCTTCCTCAAGGCCAAGGACAGCACCTACCAGACACT GGAGGAGAACCAGTAGGTGACAGCCCAGGCCGCCTTCCGCCTGCAGCTCTGTGGCTGCGGGCAGGAGCCCAGGCCACGTGTGCGGTTTGGTTTTCCTCTGAGAAGGGGAGCTGCTCTGAGGCTCCCGTGTGCTCTGGCCCCCAAGTGTGCTGTGGGGTGGATCGCTGCAACCTCCATTAA
- the CD164L2 gene encoding CD164 sialomucin-like 2 protein isoform X7, which translates to MAAPGPRALRAALCGGCCCLLLCAQLAVAGKGARGFGRGALLRVNIWPAVRVACKQLKPCEHCVEGNRAHNLSSCVWEQCRPEEPGHCVAQSEVVKEGCSIYNRSESCPAVHHHPTHEPKTVTTGGGLLRLALPQGQGQHLPDTNLTPFRPRFHNQGKENEEAARSWLP; encoded by the exons ATGGCCGCGCCGGGACCCCGCGCCTTACGGGCTGCGCTCTGTGGCGGCTGCTGCTGCCTCCTCCTGTGTGCCCAGCTTGCTGTGGCTG GTAAAGGTGCTCGAGGCTTTGGGCGGGGAGCCCTGCTCCGTGTGAACATCTGGCCAGCTGTCCGAGTGGCCTGCAAACAGCTGAAGCCCTGTGAACATTGTGTGGAGGGGAACCGAGCACACAACCTCTCCAGCTGTGTGTGGGAGCAGTGTCGGCCAGAGGAGCCAG GACACTGCGTGGCCCAATCAGAGGTGGTCAAGGAAGGTTGCTCCATCTACAACCGCTCAGAGTCATGTCCAG CTGTGCACCACCACCCAACTCATGAACCGAAGACAGTCACAACAG GCGGTGGCCTTCTTCGTCTTGCGCTTCCTCAAGGCCAAGGACAGCACCTACCAGACACT AATCTGACCCCCTTCAGGCCCAGATTCCACAATCAGGGGAAAGAGAATGAAGAGGCTGCCCGCTCTTGGCTTCCTTAA
- the CD164L2 gene encoding CD164 sialomucin-like 2 protein isoform X3, protein MAAPGPRALRAALCGGCCCLLLCAQLAVAGKGARGFGRGALLRVNIWPAVRVACKQLKPCEHCVEGNRAHNLSSCVWEQCRPEEPGHCVAQSEVVKEGCSIYNRSESCPAVHHHPTHEPKTVTTESPLVPEAHSPGFDGASFIGGVVMVLSLQAVAFFVLRFLKAKDSTYQTLEENQ, encoded by the exons ATGGCCGCGCCGGGACCCCGCGCCTTACGGGCTGCGCTCTGTGGCGGCTGCTGCTGCCTCCTCCTGTGTGCCCAGCTTGCTGTGGCTG GTAAAGGTGCTCGAGGCTTTGGGCGGGGAGCCCTGCTCCGTGTGAACATCTGGCCAGCTGTCCGAGTGGCCTGCAAACAGCTGAAGCCCTGTGAACATTGTGTGGAGGGGAACCGAGCACACAACCTCTCCAGCTGTGTGTGGGAGCAGTGTCGGCCAGAGGAGCCAG GACACTGCGTGGCCCAATCAGAGGTGGTCAAGGAAGGTTGCTCCATCTACAACCGCTCAGAGTCATGTCCAG CTGTGCACCACCACCCAACTCATGAACCGAAGACAGTCACAACAG AGAGCCCCTTGGTCCCTGAGGCCCACAGCCCCGGCTTTGACGGGGCCAGCTTCATTGGAGGCGTGGTGATGGTGCTGAGTTTGCAGGCGGTGGCCTTCTTCGTCTTGCGCTTCCTCAAGGCCAAGGACAGCACCTACCAGACACT GGAGGAGAACCAGTAG
- the CD164L2 gene encoding CD164 sialomucin-like 2 protein isoform X5, protein MAAPGPRALRAALCGGCCCLLLCAQLAVAGKGARGFGRGALLRVNIWPAVRVACKQLKPCEHCVEGNRAHNLSSCVWEQCRPEEPGHCVAQSEVVKEGCSIYNRSESCPAVHHHPTHEPKTVTTESPLVPEAHSPGFDGASFIGGVVMVLSLQAVAFFVLRFLKAKDSTYQTL, encoded by the exons ATGGCCGCGCCGGGACCCCGCGCCTTACGGGCTGCGCTCTGTGGCGGCTGCTGCTGCCTCCTCCTGTGTGCCCAGCTTGCTGTGGCTG GTAAAGGTGCTCGAGGCTTTGGGCGGGGAGCCCTGCTCCGTGTGAACATCTGGCCAGCTGTCCGAGTGGCCTGCAAACAGCTGAAGCCCTGTGAACATTGTGTGGAGGGGAACCGAGCACACAACCTCTCCAGCTGTGTGTGGGAGCAGTGTCGGCCAGAGGAGCCAG GACACTGCGTGGCCCAATCAGAGGTGGTCAAGGAAGGTTGCTCCATCTACAACCGCTCAGAGTCATGTCCAG CTGTGCACCACCACCCAACTCATGAACCGAAGACAGTCACAACAG AGAGCCCCTTGGTCCCTGAGGCCCACAGCCCCGGCTTTGACGGGGCCAGCTTCATTGGAGGCGTGGTGATGGTGCTGAGTTTGCAGGCGGTGGCCTTCTTCGTCTTGCGCTTCCTCAAGGCCAAGGACAGCACCTACCAGACACT ATGA
- the CD164L2 gene encoding CD164 sialomucin-like 2 protein isoform X6 → MAAPGPRALRAALCGGCCCLLLCAQLAVAGKGARGFGRGALLRVNIWPAVRVACKQLKPCEHCVEGNRAHNLSSCVWEQCRPEEPGHCVAQSEVVKEGCSIYNRSESCPAVHHHPTHEPKTVTTESPLVPEAHSPGFDGASFIGGVVMVLSLQAVAFFVLRFLKAKDSTYQTL, encoded by the exons ATGGCCGCGCCGGGACCCCGCGCCTTACGGGCTGCGCTCTGTGGCGGCTGCTGCTGCCTCCTCCTGTGTGCCCAGCTTGCTGTGGCTG GTAAAGGTGCTCGAGGCTTTGGGCGGGGAGCCCTGCTCCGTGTGAACATCTGGCCAGCTGTCCGAGTGGCCTGCAAACAGCTGAAGCCCTGTGAACATTGTGTGGAGGGGAACCGAGCACACAACCTCTCCAGCTGTGTGTGGGAGCAGTGTCGGCCAGAGGAGCCAG GACACTGCGTGGCCCAATCAGAGGTGGTCAAGGAAGGTTGCTCCATCTACAACCGCTCAGAGTCATGTCCAG CTGTGCACCACCACCCAACTCATGAACCGAAGACAGTCACAACAG AGAGCCCCTTGGTCCCTGAGGCCCACAGCCCCGGCTTTGACGGGGCCAGCTTCATTGGAGGCGTGGTGATGGTGCTGAGTTTGCAGGCGGTGGCCTTCTTCGTCTTGCGCTTCCTCAAGGCCAAGGACAGCACCTACCAGACACTGTGA